The Aequorivita sublithincola DSM 14238 genome window below encodes:
- the pgi gene encoding glucose-6-phosphate isomerase, whose product MSLPSINPTKTETWKALEEHFQKIENLQMQDVFEKDSDRAERFKIEWQDFYLDYSKNRITDETISLLLKLAEEVELKEAIAQQFSGEKINETEDRAVLHTALRDFENMKPEVKTTLQKMKLFSEEIISGNHKGFTGKGITDIVNIGIGGSHLGPEMVVEALQFYKNHLKIHFIANIDGDDVSEKLKTLNPETTLFIIVSKSFTTQETIVNASFVRDWFLKNASKADIEKHFVAVSTNEKGAKDFGISEENIFPMQDWVGGRFSLWSSVGLSICCAVGFKNFEAMLKGAFGMDTHFKNEDFSKNIPIILALLSVWYNNFFKAESEAVVPYSQYLNKLVPYLQQAIMESNGKSIDLNGEKINYQTGTIVWGNVGSNSQHAYFQLLHQGTKLIPTDFIGFAEPLAGNTNNHNVLMANYLAQTEALWEGTHFKTVENPFKIFEGNKPTNSLLIKRLTPKNLGSLIAMYEHKLFVQGIIWNIFSYDQWGVELGKTVAKGTLNAIEKNNPEKIENTSTINLLKKVFGNKKD is encoded by the coding sequence ATGTCATTACCCTCAATAAATCCTACTAAAACCGAAACTTGGAAAGCACTTGAAGAACATTTTCAGAAAATTGAAAACCTTCAAATGCAAGACGTATTTGAAAAGGATTCTGATCGCGCAGAGCGTTTTAAGATTGAATGGCAAGATTTTTATTTAGATTATTCCAAGAACAGAATTACTGATGAAACTATTTCACTTTTATTAAAACTCGCTGAAGAAGTAGAGCTGAAAGAAGCCATAGCCCAACAATTTTCGGGAGAGAAAATTAACGAAACCGAAGACCGAGCCGTGCTTCACACTGCCTTACGTGATTTTGAAAATATGAAACCTGAAGTGAAAACCACACTTCAAAAAATGAAACTTTTTTCTGAAGAAATTATTAGCGGCAATCACAAAGGTTTTACAGGAAAGGGGATTACAGACATAGTGAACATAGGTATAGGCGGCAGTCATTTAGGACCAGAAATGGTTGTGGAAGCACTTCAGTTTTATAAAAATCATTTAAAAATACATTTCATTGCAAATATTGATGGCGATGACGTTTCAGAAAAACTTAAAACTTTAAATCCAGAAACAACACTTTTTATCATTGTTTCTAAAAGCTTCACAACTCAGGAAACTATTGTAAATGCTTCATTTGTTAGGGATTGGTTTTTGAAAAACGCTTCAAAGGCTGATATTGAAAAACATTTTGTGGCTGTTTCAACGAATGAAAAAGGCGCAAAAGATTTCGGTATTTCCGAAGAAAACATTTTTCCGATGCAAGATTGGGTAGGAGGCAGGTTTTCACTTTGGAGTTCCGTTGGGCTTTCTATTTGTTGCGCTGTAGGATTTAAGAATTTTGAAGCAATGCTAAAAGGTGCTTTTGGAATGGATACACATTTCAAAAACGAAGATTTCAGCAAAAACATTCCTATTATATTAGCCTTACTTTCAGTATGGTATAACAATTTTTTTAAAGCAGAAAGTGAAGCGGTTGTTCCATATTCGCAATACTTAAATAAACTTGTTCCTTATCTTCAGCAGGCCATAATGGAAAGCAATGGTAAAAGCATTGACCTAAATGGCGAAAAAATAAACTATCAAACAGGAACGATTGTTTGGGGCAATGTAGGCAGTAATTCGCAACACGCTTATTTTCAACTTTTACATCAAGGAACCAAATTGATTCCGACGGATTTTATTGGTTTTGCTGAACCCTTAGCTGGCAATACGAATAACCATAATGTTTTAATGGCAAACTATCTTGCACAGACAGAAGCTTTATGGGAAGGCACGCACTTTAAAACTGTAGAAAACCCGTTCAAAATTTTTGAAGGAAACAAGCCAACAAATTCACTTTTAATAAAAAGACTGACTCCTAAAAATCTTGGAAGCCTTATAGCGATGTACGAACATAAACTTTTTGTTCAAGGAATTATTTGGAATATTTTTAGCTATGACCAATGGGGAGTGGAGTTGGGGAAAACTGTTGCAAAAGGAACATTGAACGCAATTGAAAAAAATAACCCAGAAAAGATTGAAAACACTTCAACTATAAACCTTTTAAAAAAGGTTTTTGGTAATAAAAAAGATTGA
- the pabB gene encoding aminodeoxychorismate synthase component I encodes MRTVKKYPFSLNEAAKNRLLLWAQQFEEVVWLDSNTYLQKHQTFQAILAVDAFTALKTDTQNAFDKLKEYQTTTADWLFGYLSYDLKNDVEKLKSSNFDGLNFPDLYFFQPKRLFLFSEENVEIQYLNMVSDELEADWKTISELIFKPDEAETTETTRINARTSKDSYIQKVNETLEHIKRGDIYEANICQEFYTEASEINPLETFLQLNKISKPPFSVFLKLNEVYALSASPERYIKRTGNSLISQPIKGTAKRLQNEADDLEMAQQLAEDPKERSENIMITDLVRNDLSRIAEKGSVTVEELCGIYTFEQVHQMISTVSCTVPQNTSSVEILRNTFPMGSMTGAPKISAMKIIEDIEDAKRGLYSGAIGYFSPSGDFDFNVVIRSILYNSKKEYISFSVGSAITIDSIPEKEYEECLLKAKAMREVLNSSL; translated from the coding sequence ATGCGCACTGTAAAGAAATATCCCTTTTCTTTAAATGAAGCCGCAAAAAACCGACTTCTTCTTTGGGCACAACAATTTGAAGAAGTTGTTTGGTTGGACAGTAATACCTATTTGCAAAAGCACCAAACCTTTCAGGCCATCCTTGCTGTAGATGCTTTTACAGCTTTGAAAACTGATACACAAAACGCTTTTGATAAACTGAAAGAATACCAAACCACTACCGCAGATTGGCTTTTCGGCTACCTTTCCTACGATTTAAAAAACGATGTGGAAAAGTTGAAATCTAGCAATTTTGATGGTTTAAACTTTCCCGATCTATACTTTTTTCAACCTAAAAGGTTGTTTCTTTTTTCAGAAGAAAATGTTGAAATCCAATATCTGAATATGGTTTCAGATGAATTGGAAGCAGATTGGAAAACGATTTCTGAATTGATTTTTAAACCCGATGAAGCCGAAACTACTGAAACTACTAGAATAAATGCACGAACCTCAAAGGACAGCTACATTCAAAAAGTAAACGAAACGCTTGAACACATAAAAAGAGGAGATATTTATGAAGCGAATATTTGTCAGGAATTTTATACGGAAGCTTCAGAAATCAATCCGCTAGAAACATTTCTTCAGCTTAATAAAATTTCAAAACCACCATTCTCTGTCTTTTTAAAGTTGAATGAAGTATATGCACTTTCCGCATCTCCAGAAAGATATATTAAAAGAACAGGAAACAGCTTGATTTCACAGCCCATAAAAGGAACGGCCAAACGGTTACAAAATGAAGCGGATGATTTAGAAATGGCGCAACAATTGGCCGAAGATCCTAAGGAACGCAGCGAAAACATAATGATTACAGACTTAGTGCGAAACGACCTCTCACGCATCGCCGAGAAAGGTAGTGTAACCGTTGAAGAACTCTGCGGAATCTATACTTTTGAACAAGTTCACCAAATGATTTCTACAGTTTCCTGCACAGTTCCTCAAAACACTTCAAGTGTTGAAATTTTAAGAAACACCTTCCCAATGGGCAGTATGACGGGTGCTCCAAAAATTTCAGCAATGAAGATTATTGAAGATATTGAAGACGCTAAACGCGGCTTATACAGTGGTGCCATCGGCTATTTTTCACCTTCAGGCGATTTTGATTTCAATGTTGTAATCCGAAGTATTTTGTATAATTCTAAGAAAGAATACATTAGTTTTTCTGTTGGAAGCGCGATCACGATTGATTCAATTCCTGAGAAGGAATACGAAGAATGTTTACTGAAAGCAAAAGCAATGCGCGAAGTGTTAAATTCTTCCTTATAA
- a CDS encoding NADPH-dependent FMN reductase: protein MKKILCFASSNSSKSINHQLVSFAASQIAGHNVEIIKLTDYDLPMFGEDIEREKGHPVDLKMLYNKIKEADALVISVNEHNGMVSAYFKNTIDWLSRNDRNFLEGKKILLMSTSNGRRGAASSLEYTKNVLPRFGANIIESFSFLSFSENFSAETKSISNEVLLLGFNDVLQNFVHQIQQ from the coding sequence ATGAAAAAAATTTTATGCTTCGCTAGTAGTAATAGCAGTAAATCCATTAATCATCAACTCGTTAGTTTTGCAGCTTCACAAATTGCGGGTCATAACGTTGAAATCATCAAACTAACCGATTATGACTTGCCAATGTTCGGTGAAGATATTGAACGTGAAAAAGGCCATCCTGTAGATCTAAAAATGCTCTATAACAAAATTAAGGAAGCCGATGCGTTAGTTATTTCTGTGAATGAACACAATGGCATGGTTTCAGCATATTTCAAAAACACGATAGATTGGCTTTCAAGAAATGATAGAAATTTCTTAGAAGGAAAAAAAATATTATTGATGAGCACTTCCAACGGAAGGCGTGGCGCAGCTTCCTCTTTGGAATATACAAAAAACGTACTTCCCAGATTTGGGGCAAATATTATTGAGAGCTTCAGCTTTCTTTCTTTTTCTGAAAACTTTTCCGCAGAAACTAAATCCATTTCAAATGAAGTTTTATTGTTGGGTTTTAACGATGTTCTTCAGAATTTTGTTCATCAAATTCAGCAATAA
- a CDS encoding CocE/NonD family hydrolase, giving the protein MKAFKIVLILLFVSFVSFAQDENFVKENYNKTETTITMRDGVKLFTVIYSPKDTSKKYPMLFQRTPYSCQPYGEDEFRSKISPNEFLMKEGNIVVYQDVRGRWMSEGVYDNMRAYIPNKKGKQFDESSDTYDSIDWLVKNVPNNNGNVGVWGISYPGFYATCSLIDSHPALKAVSPQACIADFFFDDFHHNGAYLLSYWRATALFGYEKTEPTDKPWFKFPELDSKDQYQFFLDAGPLSNLDKYYKEDNIFWKQLKEHSSYDEFWQSRGIIQHLKDIKPAVMFVGGLFDAEDLYGPFNSYQAVEKSSTNYNTIVYGPWSHGDWARAKDRQAIGNIYFGDSISINYQKNIETKFFNHFLKDNGKGESSLPEAYMFETGKNEWKSYQQWPPKNTENKTFFLQSDQRLTDKAQKNISFEEFISDPKKPVPYSEDIKMVFTPRKYMTDDQRFAARRPDVLVFETPILTEDVSMAGPILAKLNVSTTGTDADWIVKVIDVFPADAEDYPETQEYLKMSNYFMMVRSEVMRGRFRNSFSKPEPFIPNEKTVVNIKLQDVNHTFKKGHKIQIQVQSTWFPLIDLNPQTFVPNIFEAKAEDYKRQTHRVYNDSSIEFTILKK; this is encoded by the coding sequence ATGAAAGCATTTAAAATAGTATTGATTTTATTATTCGTCAGTTTTGTATCGTTTGCACAGGACGAAAATTTCGTAAAGGAAAACTACAATAAAACGGAAACCACAATCACAATGCGGGATGGCGTGAAACTTTTCACTGTAATTTATTCACCTAAAGACACTTCAAAAAAATATCCAATGCTCTTTCAAAGAACGCCGTATAGTTGCCAGCCTTATGGCGAAGATGAGTTTCGTTCAAAGATATCACCGAATGAATTTTTAATGAAAGAAGGAAACATTGTGGTTTATCAAGACGTTCGTGGTCGCTGGATGAGCGAAGGAGTTTACGATAATATGAGAGCTTATATTCCAAACAAAAAAGGCAAACAATTTGACGAATCCAGCGATACTTATGACAGTATTGATTGGTTAGTAAAAAACGTCCCAAACAACAACGGAAACGTTGGAGTCTGGGGAATCAGTTACCCAGGTTTTTATGCAACTTGCTCGTTGATTGACTCGCATCCAGCACTAAAAGCCGTGTCTCCACAAGCCTGCATTGCCGATTTCTTTTTTGATGATTTTCACCACAACGGCGCATATTTATTGAGTTATTGGCGTGCAACAGCGCTTTTTGGTTATGAAAAAACAGAACCTACAGACAAGCCTTGGTTCAAATTTCCAGAACTAGATTCAAAAGACCAATATCAGTTTTTCTTGGATGCCGGACCATTAAGTAACCTCGATAAATATTACAAGGAAGACAATATTTTCTGGAAGCAACTTAAGGAACATTCCAGCTATGATGAATTTTGGCAAAGCCGCGGAATTATTCAACATTTAAAAGATATAAAACCAGCTGTAATGTTTGTAGGCGGTCTATTTGATGCGGAAGATTTGTACGGTCCCTTCAACAGCTATCAAGCTGTTGAAAAGAGTAGCACCAATTATAACACTATCGTTTATGGTCCGTGGAGTCACGGCGATTGGGCACGTGCGAAGGACCGCCAAGCTATTGGAAATATATATTTTGGCGACAGTATTTCAATAAACTATCAAAAGAATATTGAAACTAAATTTTTCAATCATTTCCTAAAAGATAACGGAAAAGGTGAAAGCAGTTTGCCCGAAGCATATATGTTTGAAACAGGCAAGAATGAATGGAAGTCATACCAACAATGGCCACCAAAAAATACTGAAAACAAAACTTTTTTCCTTCAAAGCGACCAACGTCTAACTGACAAAGCACAAAAAAATATTTCTTTTGAAGAATTTATCAGCGATCCAAAAAAACCAGTTCCTTATTCCGAAGACATTAAAATGGTTTTCACTCCACGCAAATATATGACGGACGATCAGCGTTTTGCCGCTCGTCGCCCAGATGTACTGGTTTTTGAAACTCCAATCCTAACTGAAGACGTATCAATGGCAGGTCCAATTCTAGCTAAATTAAACGTTTCAACCACTGGAACAGATGCAGATTGGATAGTAAAAGTTATAGACGTTTTTCCAGCAGATGCCGAAGATTACCCAGAAACACAGGAATATTTAAAAATGAGCAATTACTTTATGATGGTTAGGAGCGAAGTGATGCGCGGGCGATTCAGAAATAGTTTTAGCAAGCCAGAACCTTTTATTCCAAATGAAAAAACAGTGGTTAACATAAAACTTCAAGATGTAAATCATACTTTTAAGAAGGGGCATAAAATTCAGATTCAAGTTCAAAGTACGTGGTTTCCTTTGATAGACTTGAACCCGCAAACTTTTGTTCCCAACATATTTGAGGCGAAAGCGGAAGATTATAAAAGGCAAACACATAGAGTTTATAATGATTCTTCCATAGAATTTACAATTCTGAAGAAATAA
- the tilS gene encoding tRNA lysidine(34) synthetase TilS gives MLTSFKKNIETNFSFLKGKKLLIACSGGLDSVVLTHLLKSLNFEIALAHCNFSLRGKESDGDEMFVIGLANNLEISVFAETFDTKKFAKEHKVSTQMAARTLRYNWFEEILNDFKYDYLLTAHHLDDDLETFFINLSRGTGLNGLTGIPKENNKIIRPLLNFSRAEILQYAEKNNLKWREDSSNQKADYLRNKLRLQVLPQFKETNESLLNNFQKTQRNLQSSQNLIEDYMALVYNLVVSEASDSYKINVQKIKELPHTEALLYELLNGFGFTEWEDVSNLMDAQTGKQIFSKTHQLLKNRDELVLTEISDVNTSEEFLVSKDGITSPINLKIEPSKYIGETEKNLIYVDSEKLNFPLKLRKWSSGDTFQPFGMKGKKKLSKFFKDEKIPLNEKDKIWLLLSDEKIVWIIGHRMDDSFKVNENTEKILKITYSN, from the coding sequence TTGCTCACGAGCTTTAAAAAAAATATTGAAACCAATTTTTCTTTTCTCAAAGGAAAAAAACTACTCATCGCTTGCAGCGGAGGACTGGACAGTGTGGTTTTAACGCATTTATTGAAAAGTCTCAATTTTGAAATCGCTTTAGCGCATTGCAATTTCTCGCTTCGCGGAAAGGAAAGCGACGGTGATGAAATGTTTGTGATTGGTTTGGCGAATAACTTGGAGATTTCAGTATTTGCTGAAACCTTCGACACAAAAAAGTTTGCAAAAGAACATAAAGTTTCAACCCAAATGGCTGCTCGAACACTTCGCTATAACTGGTTTGAGGAAATTTTAAACGATTTTAAGTATGATTATTTATTGACAGCCCATCATTTAGATGACGATTTAGAAACATTTTTCATCAATCTTTCCCGCGGTACAGGTTTAAATGGTTTAACAGGAATTCCGAAAGAAAACAACAAAATCATCAGACCGCTTTTAAACTTTTCAAGAGCAGAAATTTTACAATACGCCGAAAAGAATAACTTAAAATGGCGAGAAGATAGCAGCAATCAAAAAGCAGATTATCTTCGGAATAAGCTGAGGTTGCAAGTTTTGCCGCAATTCAAAGAAACCAACGAGTCGCTTTTGAATAATTTTCAAAAAACACAACGTAATTTACAATCTTCCCAAAATTTGATTGAAGATTATATGGCTTTGGTTTACAATTTAGTGGTTTCTGAAGCTTCGGATTCCTATAAAATTAATGTTCAAAAAATAAAAGAATTACCGCATACTGAAGCCTTACTTTATGAATTGCTGAATGGTTTCGGCTTTACGGAATGGGAGGACGTTTCAAATTTAATGGATGCGCAAACCGGAAAGCAAATTTTTTCAAAAACACATCAACTTCTTAAAAACCGTGATGAATTGGTGCTTACAGAAATTTCAGATGTAAATACTTCCGAAGAATTTTTAGTGTCAAAAGACGGAATTACTTCGCCAATCAACTTAAAAATTGAACCTTCAAAATACATTGGCGAAACCGAGAAGAATTTAATTTACGTGGATTCAGAAAAATTAAACTTTCCTTTAAAACTCAGAAAGTGGAGTAGTGGCGATACTTTTCAGCCTTTCGGAATGAAGGGGAAAAAGAAACTGAGCAAATTCTTCAAAGACGAAAAGATTCCTCTAAATGAAAAGGACAAAATCTGGCTACTTTTAAGTGATGAAAAAATAGTCTGGATAATCGGCCACCGAATGGACGACAGTTTCAAAGTCAACGAAAACACTGAAAAAATATTAAAAATAACTTATTCTAATTAG
- a CDS encoding N-acetylglucosamine kinase, giving the protein MILITDGGSTKCDWVLLDNSGGVVFKTATSGLNPTVVPREDLLLRISSNEELKRVFESVAILDFYGAGCGTVTPRGILKEVLEELFFKAKVNVSEDLSAAVFAVTNEPGIVCILGTGSNSCYFDGTEIHAPIPALGYILMDEASGNYFGKRLLRDYYYHRMPSEIASEFERKFNLEADDIKVNLYKKPNPNAYLASFAQFIFTQKEINPYFYNLIKEGISSFIECRILCFEKSREVPVHFIGSIAHFSEEIIKECFKNHNLELGNIVQQPIDGLIQYYKNKITGS; this is encoded by the coding sequence ATGATTTTAATAACCGACGGTGGTTCTACAAAATGTGATTGGGTTTTGCTAGATAATTCTGGTGGAGTCGTCTTTAAAACTGCTACTTCAGGCTTAAATCCTACAGTGGTTCCACGAGAGGATTTATTACTTCGTATTTCTTCAAATGAAGAGTTAAAAAGAGTTTTTGAAAGTGTAGCAATTCTTGATTTTTACGGAGCGGGTTGCGGCACTGTAACACCTAGAGGTATATTGAAGGAAGTTTTAGAGGAATTATTTTTCAAAGCCAAAGTAAATGTTTCCGAAGATTTGAGCGCCGCAGTTTTTGCTGTAACGAACGAGCCCGGAATTGTTTGCATTTTGGGAACGGGAAGCAACAGTTGCTATTTTGACGGAACAGAGATTCACGCGCCAATACCAGCTTTAGGCTACATTTTGATGGATGAAGCCAGCGGAAATTATTTCGGTAAAAGACTGCTTCGCGATTATTATTACCACAGAATGCCTTCAGAAATCGCTTCGGAATTTGAAAGGAAATTCAATTTAGAAGCTGATGATATAAAAGTGAATCTGTACAAGAAACCCAATCCGAATGCTTATTTGGCGTCATTTGCTCAATTCATCTTTACCCAGAAAGAAATAAACCCATACTTTTACAACCTAATTAAAGAAGGCATTTCATCATTTATTGAATGTAGAATTCTTTGTTTTGAAAAGTCGCGCGAAGTTCCAGTTCATTTTATTGGTTCTATTGCACACTTTTCAGAGGAAATAATTAAGGAATGCTTTAAAAATCACAATCTAGAACTTGGAAATATCGTTCAACAACCTATTGATGGATTAATTCAATATTATAAAAATAAAATTACTGGTTCATAA
- the pfkA gene encoding 6-phosphofructokinase — protein sequence MKTPKKIAVLTSGGDAPGMNAAIRAVVRSCAYHNLECVGVYRGFQGLIEGDFKELNARTVKNIINRGGTFLKSARSKDFLTLEGRKKAFENLQNENINALVVIGGDGTFAGASAFAEEFNFPIVGIPGTIDNDINGTDYTIGYDTALNTVVEAIDKIRDTANSHNRLFLVEVMGRDAGDIALNAGIGAGAEEILIPEQNMGKERLLESLSRSKKSGKTSSIVVVSEGDQIGKNIFELAKYIEENLKEYEVRVTVLGHIQRGGAPSCYDRVLASRLGVGAIDALLGGETNVMIGIVHNKVTSVPFSEAIKGNNEIDEELIRVADIISI from the coding sequence ATGAAAACACCAAAAAAAATAGCGGTTTTAACCAGCGGAGGGGATGCACCCGGTATGAATGCTGCGATACGGGCGGTTGTTCGTTCTTGCGCATATCACAATCTTGAGTGCGTTGGCGTCTATCGTGGCTTCCAAGGTTTGATTGAAGGCGATTTTAAGGAACTTAACGCACGTACGGTAAAAAATATAATTAATCGCGGAGGCACATTTCTTAAATCTGCGCGTTCCAAAGATTTTTTGACTCTTGAAGGAAGAAAAAAGGCTTTTGAAAACCTTCAAAATGAAAACATAAATGCCTTGGTCGTCATAGGCGGCGACGGTACTTTTGCGGGAGCTTCTGCTTTTGCTGAAGAATTCAACTTTCCTATTGTGGGAATTCCTGGAACTATAGATAATGACATTAATGGAACTGATTATACCATAGGTTACGACACAGCATTAAATACTGTGGTTGAGGCAATTGATAAAATCCGTGACACGGCAAATTCTCACAACCGTCTTTTTTTAGTGGAAGTGATGGGTCGTGATGCTGGCGATATAGCGTTAAATGCTGGAATTGGCGCAGGAGCGGAGGAAATTCTGATTCCAGAACAAAACATGGGGAAAGAGCGTTTGTTGGAATCTTTAAGTCGAAGTAAAAAATCTGGTAAAACTTCAAGTATTGTTGTTGTTTCAGAAGGGGACCAAATAGGAAAGAACATTTTTGAACTCGCAAAATATATTGAAGAAAACCTAAAAGAATACGAAGTTAGAGTTACCGTTCTAGGCCACATTCAACGCGGTGGCGCGCCAAGTTGTTATGATCGCGTGCTTGCAAGCCGTTTAGGGGTTGGTGCCATTGATGCGCTCTTAGGTGGCGAAACAAATGTTATGATAGGCATTGTTCACAATAAGGTAACCTCGGTTCCTTTTTCCGAAGCAATAAAAGGTAACAATGAAATTGATGAAGAATTGATTCGTGTGGCAGATATTATTTCGATTTGA
- a CDS encoding DUF3307 domain-containing protein — MDLKELLLLQFIAHLCLDYFFQTNKLAKQKNTIGFKSSFLYWHGLACFALAWIFSLQLGFALAAAIIAITHFLTDGFKLNLIKSKYFGRYAFFIDQAIHLIFLTIVVVLFDKWHGISPSIGVPINFKYLLVITGYLVCLKPANIFIREVFKVTQIQVSSDNEMPNAGKVIGVLERILTLTFIIVLQYSAVGFLIAAKSILRYGNNETLKTEYVLIGTMLSFGIAVIAGIIINFF; from the coding sequence ATGGATTTAAAGGAATTATTACTGCTCCAATTTATTGCACATCTCTGTTTGGATTATTTTTTCCAGACCAATAAACTTGCAAAACAGAAAAACACAATAGGCTTTAAGAGCTCTTTTTTGTATTGGCACGGCCTGGCGTGTTTTGCATTAGCCTGGATATTTTCGTTGCAGTTGGGCTTTGCTTTAGCAGCTGCAATTATTGCAATTACACATTTCTTAACAGATGGATTTAAACTTAATCTTATAAAAAGCAAATACTTTGGCCGTTATGCCTTTTTTATTGACCAAGCCATTCATCTCATTTTCTTAACAATAGTTGTTGTTTTGTTTGATAAATGGCACGGAATAAGTCCTTCCATTGGAGTTCCTATAAATTTTAAATATTTATTAGTTATCACAGGATATTTGGTATGCCTAAAACCAGCCAATATATTTATAAGAGAAGTTTTTAAAGTTACCCAAATACAAGTATCTAGCGATAACGAAATGCCCAATGCCGGAAAGGTTATTGGCGTTTTGGAACGAATTTTAACGCTTACTTTCATTATAGTTTTACAATATTCAGCAGTTGGATTTTTGATTGCTGCAAAATCAATTTTGCGATACGGAAATAACGAAACTTTAAAGACGGAATACGTATTAATTGGTACAATGCTCAGCTTCGGAATTGCCGTTATTGCTGGAATAATTATTAATTTCTTCTAA
- the gap gene encoding type I glyceraldehyde-3-phosphate dehydrogenase, translated as MTKIGINGFGRIGRLTFRIAAQRKDIEIVAVNDLLEVDHLAYLLKYDSVHGKYPGTVEVKNGNLIVDGKKIRVTAEKNPENLKWNEVGATIIIDCTGIFKEIDTAEAHLKAGAKKVVISAPSKTAPMFVMGVNHKDVKATDNIVSNASCTTNCLAPLAKIINDEYGIVEALMTTVHSVTASQSTVDQPSKKNYRLGRSALSNIIPTTTGAAVAVTKVIPELKGKLTGMAFRVPTTDVSVVDLTVRTEKPATYEEIKALFKKASETNYKGIVNYTEAEVVSQDFVSDSHTCTFDANAGIALNDNFFKLVAWYDNEYGYSAKLVELAAHVSTL; from the coding sequence ATGACAAAAATAGGAATAAACGGTTTCGGTCGAATAGGGCGATTAACCTTCAGAATAGCAGCTCAAAGAAAGGATATAGAAATTGTAGCAGTAAATGATTTGCTAGAAGTAGATCACCTTGCATATTTATTGAAATACGATTCTGTTCACGGAAAATATCCAGGAACGGTCGAGGTTAAGAATGGAAATTTAATTGTTGACGGAAAAAAAATTAGGGTCACTGCTGAAAAAAATCCTGAAAACTTGAAATGGAACGAAGTTGGCGCGACCATAATTATTGACTGTACAGGAATTTTCAAAGAAATCGATACTGCTGAAGCGCACTTAAAGGCTGGCGCGAAAAAAGTAGTTATTTCTGCTCCTTCCAAAACAGCTCCAATGTTTGTGATGGGCGTAAACCACAAAGATGTAAAGGCAACGGACAATATAGTTTCCAATGCGTCTTGCACCACAAATTGCCTTGCGCCATTAGCAAAAATAATTAACGATGAATATGGAATTGTTGAAGCCTTGATGACGACGGTTCATTCTGTAACGGCTTCGCAATCCACAGTAGATCAGCCTTCAAAGAAAAATTATCGCTTAGGAAGAAGTGCTTTGAGCAATATCATTCCAACAACCACAGGCGCAGCCGTTGCTGTAACTAAAGTAATTCCAGAGTTAAAGGGAAAACTTACAGGAATGGCCTTCAGAGTGCCAACCACAGATGTTTCCGTAGTAGATTTAACCGTTCGAACTGAAAAACCAGCGACTTATGAAGAAATAAAAGCACTCTTCAAAAAAGCTTCGGAAACTAACTATAAAGGAATCGTAAACTACACCGAAGCTGAAGTCGTGTCACAAGATTTTGTTTCAGACTCCCATACTTGTACTTTTGACGCAAATGCTGGCATCGCGCTTAATGATAATTTCTTTAAGTTAGTGGCTTGGTATGATAATGAATACGGCTATTCTGCGAAATTGGTGGAACTAGCAGCTCACGTTTCAACACTTTAA